AGGAGAGGCTTTTAAAATTCTTGATAAGTTACATGAGGCTCAAAAAGAGAATTATGATATCTTAAGAATTACAGAGAAAATAGAGAGTACTTTTGTTATCCGTGGTTCATCATTTATGAGAAGTTAATGCACAAACAAAGCTTACCTTGACAATTGTCATCACTATGCTATTATTGTAAATAAACAAGTAATATTTATATATAAACTAATACTTAAAAGTTGCCTGTTATATAGTAGGGAGGATTTGTCATGAAGCAAATGGAATTCACAACACCGCTGGATCATTCTAATTCCAGGTATACAGGTTGGACTAGAGGACATTGGGAAGAAGCTTTTAAACAGATGTTCACCTCTATTTACGATAGTGCATCCCTACACGGTGCTAGACAAAGGATACCGGGGCCTCGTAGTCATCATGGTCTACTAGCAGATGAACTTGAAGGTTTTACTCGTTCGTTTATATTAGCTGGTCCCTGGTTAATGAATCACTCCACGGGTGTTTTTAAACTTAATGAAACCACCTACGACGTAGGAGCATTTTATAAAAAAGGAATTCTAAACGGAACCAATCCAAAACATCCAGAATACTGGGGAGATATCTATGACTATGCTCAGCACCTTGTGGAAATGGCCTCCTTAGCATGGAGTCTATATCAAGGGAAACAGCATATATGGGACAACTATAGTGACTTAGAAAAAAAACAGGTCGCCAGTTATCTCAACTCAGTTAATAATGTTAAATATCACCAGAACAACTGGTTATTATTCAATGTAATTACAAACACTGTGCTAAAGAAACTCAAGATGCCATATTCAGAAGAGAATCTACAAAAAAACCTAACAGCTTGTGAATCTATGTATATAGGGGAAGGCTGGTATAGGGATGGGAATATAAATCGGATTGATTATTATAATTCCTGGGCTTTTCACTACTACTATTTGATATGGGTCTATCTAGATGGGGATTCAAACCCAGAACTTGCTGAAAAACACAAGTCCCGGGCTAATGAGTTTATAAATGACTTCAGATATTTTTTTGATAAAGACGGCTCTGTTCCATGCTTTGGAAGATCTATGATTTATCGATTTTCCTATTTGTCATCTGTAGCACTAGCAGTAAAACTTGGAGCATGGAAAGGGTCGTTAGGAGAGGTAAAAAGTATGCTGAATCTGGGGATAAAATTTTATATAGATCAGCCTATTTTTTCTGATTCCGGACATCTGAGTTTGGGATTTATTAAACCTTCAAATACAATTCTAGAGCACTACAATTGTGGAGGATCACCCTATTGGGCAGCAAAAGCTTTTAATGTTCTAATGATACCGGAAGATCACGAACTATGGAGATGTAAAGAGGAACCTTTACCTATACATAAAAGTGATTTCAATTGTAATCTTGGGAAAGCTGGGCTTATTCTACTTGGGGATAGTCGATCTGGACATATACAACTTATCAATCAAAAATCCTATCATGATAAATGGGAATACAACCGCAAGTATACTAACTTTGCCTATTCAAGCCGATTCTCCTATGAATCAGGACTTTCATGGGGAAATACAAGTTGTGATAACTCACTTCAATATAGTGAAGACGGTATTAATTATTATCAGAGATGGAAGTTTAGCTCTCTTTATATTGGAGAACGTTTCTCCGTTAGCCATGCTCCCACCAGGGTTAATATTGGGAACAATAATTATTATGGTGTTGAATCAGAAGGTGGTATAACAACAGTAATTTTAGTTAAAGATAACCAGTATTTTACATTTCATCAAATAGACTCACCTATTAAACTCACCTTTCGTGAGGGAGGGTATCCCTTAGGTTATGATTACGGTTGTGCTAGTTTATTTTGTGGAAGTGATTATTCATCAGCTAGAATAGGAGCATCCCATTCATTTATACGAATACTATATGGTTGGGAAAAAGCTTGTTTACCTGAGTCGTTAAATAATGATATACAGGGTAGTAATAGTCGATATTCCTTTTCTAAAGTTCCTCGCCTCGAAATGTC
Above is a genomic segment from Thiospirochaeta perfilievii containing:
- a CDS encoding DUF2264 domain-containing protein gives rise to the protein MKQMEFTTPLDHSNSRYTGWTRGHWEEAFKQMFTSIYDSASLHGARQRIPGPRSHHGLLADELEGFTRSFILAGPWLMNHSTGVFKLNETTYDVGAFYKKGILNGTNPKHPEYWGDIYDYAQHLVEMASLAWSLYQGKQHIWDNYSDLEKKQVASYLNSVNNVKYHQNNWLLFNVITNTVLKKLKMPYSEENLQKNLTACESMYIGEGWYRDGNINRIDYYNSWAFHYYYLIWVYLDGDSNPELAEKHKSRANEFINDFRYFFDKDGSVPCFGRSMIYRFSYLSSVALAVKLGAWKGSLGEVKSMLNLGIKFYIDQPIFSDSGHLSLGFIKPSNTILEHYNCGGSPYWAAKAFNVLMIPEDHELWRCKEEPLPIHKSDFNCNLGKAGLILLGDSRSGHIQLINQKSYHDKWEYNRKYTNFAYSSRFSYESGLSWGNTSCDNSLQYSEDGINYYQRWKFSSLYIGERFSVSHAPTRVNIGNNNYYGVESEGGITTVILVKDNQYFTFHQIDSPIKLTFREGGYPLGYDYGCASLFCGSDYSSARIGASHSFIRILYGWEKACLPESLNNDIQGSNSRYSFSKVPRLEMSSGSSKKLFLAAQISASINQVSDKQLINFVKSFNKSGDEYILEFYDGETFILNLNGTKPSLYCKKAILT